A window of Streptomyces sp. NBC_01689 genomic DNA:
TCACCGAACGCCGGTGCCCATGACAAGGCCCGGCGGTGACCGAGAAGTCCGGCAGGAGGTGATGGTCGTGTCGAGTGTGCGGTCGCACACGGAGAGGCCCGGCACGCAGGCGCAGGCGCAGGGGTCCGGATCGGATCAGGTGGGTGAGCTGGTGCACCGGGCCTCACAACAGCTGACCGAGCTGGTTCGGGGTGAACTCCGCCTGGCGCAGGCGGAGATGAAGGAGAAGGGCAGGCATTACGGCAAGAGCGGTGGACTGTTCGGGGGCGCCGGGATCGTGGGCTTCCTGATGCTTCAGGCTCTGGTGGTCGCCGCGATCGCCGCTCTGGCGGTGCCGCTGCCGGTGTGGGCAGCGGCGTTGATCGTCACCGGGGTGCTGGGCGCGATCGCCGCGGTCCTGGCCCTGACCGGGAAGAAGCAGGTCGGACGGGCGGCGCCGCCCGTGCCTGAGCAGACCATCGACAACGTGAAGGCCGATGTG
This region includes:
- a CDS encoding phage holin family protein encodes the protein MGELVHRASQQLTELVRGELRLAQAEMKEKGRHYGKSGGLFGGAGIVGFLMLQALVVAAIAALAVPLPVWAAALIVTGVLGAIAAVLALTGKKQVGRAAPPVPEQTIDNVKADVAEIKRSAHR